A single genomic interval of Halosegnis longus harbors:
- a CDS encoding NosD domain-containing protein: MLDVSRVVMQSFGGMMRDNSTPDKLRALLLAALMVVSVFGASITFAGAAVGQSAGNTYVVDAAGNTGFDTIQGALDSEDVGTDDTVVVEGYDGTYDAFTVPESDVTIRAAEGDRPEIDVTQSGIGPSDGTSIIGFDIDLEDGTTIYTKGDGFTLTDNVISISPTSNYGLRVGDAANVEIRGNDFVQREVTGETTPQGILLSSTTDALVVDNTFDGNAAGQGILVSNNAGDTTGATLRDNDITGFEQGIFLYENADEISDVTVESNTVTGAASESFLTFDATGSDGFTGINGEDQSTAQLEAVYDANTVTNVTIGDTSRSDSEGSPSVTEAVLRDNNDDGSIDTVDVTVDEPVDDSTLNTTDFEVGGVTPESVSTGDSPYDKAFTLTVARDADISTGSVEVALADGPEVTDLAGNALQAIDQSVVVDEAAPNVEVLTPSERTLVDSTDVLDVSYRYTESGDSVQDVTVTLTQADGDASYTYAVDSSQYAGDGTTKSLALDLDKNDETLADGAYTVSVEVTDDNGETVSGTTAEPHVVVDDEPPEVFNVNVDPDSDVGTDAEVDVSYTYQDVTNAASVTIHVVAEDTVPAFAAGDFENADFSQVTKDIDNGNTDQTVSVDLSTLEVIEDNSDYQVFVTATDENGNTNLDTDADPIVDQTPAGVDVNAEAPGFEAVNANVGSDTVTVTFTEAVVAGDGDEALDRSDFAYQDNAGPASSITGVERIAPDTVQLTLDAAVDSEDLSNDLISVRAEQVVDTDGENARPVPSGATIALADTSAPSEPTLTADGPVNAENVESYGPVTVDIGDTVGDVELTVTDGETMVTREQTDVTGEVSFTELDLSELADGELTVTATVTDASSQSASDDAVIEKDTVAPELLNAEVDAGTSVVQLTTSELLETASTEVISVSGEEYTVDSVADPIIIDTDSDDEDEVVYPVTLSQAVPPEDLEQLTVESSATDAAGNPVTGSVTIDDTTGPSVISATAAVGETSIVVETSEPLGVEETTASTFTYTDESGGDATTVTGAEELSATEFRLTLDSPVSPADTGTDTVSLAAGVSDLAGNERLNAPFVLEGVGDVPDLRLSADDTTLTVTVVSDQPIADTLGGPVSVAETNREFTAVEGFELEDRFTESISPDSFTEQSAGVYTATVEAPEDSSYTASALVGEADQTATAVVDTEAPAPTDAVLLGVSSAAQLDDTRNTPRVRVLFSEPIQASEVSPDDVSVEGFNGDIVAVQNAGSFGALEIVLEGELRTGDTPDVTIAGDSYTDLAGTAGESEGATTIHTDVLELEEGVNFVSVPAASGGLNIEALPTESIESISRYDAADNEFDVYVPGAPDNSFSQLEGGEGYIVRMTADASVPINVNNVPAGADAPNSVDLTEGYNLVGHFQEDHQTVETALSSVTADQDGSFEDVVFRVLRQDESSDGFSYESYRADEFDQLERGEAYFVFVTSDQTYTEAPMRGGVYNEA; the protein is encoded by the coding sequence ATGCTTGACGTCTCGAGGGTTGTCATGCAATCATTCGGGGGAATGATGAGAGATAACTCAACACCAGACAAATTACGTGCCCTGCTTCTAGCGGCACTGATGGTCGTCTCTGTCTTCGGGGCGAGCATCACGTTTGCTGGAGCAGCGGTGGGGCAAAGTGCAGGAAACACGTATGTGGTAGATGCAGCCGGCAACACTGGTTTTGATACCATTCAAGGTGCACTCGACAGTGAAGACGTCGGGACTGACGACACTGTTGTCGTCGAAGGGTATGACGGTACGTACGACGCATTCACCGTCCCTGAATCCGACGTGACAATTCGGGCAGCCGAGGGTGACCGTCCAGAGATTGATGTAACCCAGTCAGGAATCGGACCCAGCGACGGGACGAGTATCATTGGGTTTGACATCGATCTTGAGGATGGTACCACTATTTACACGAAAGGAGATGGCTTCACGCTGACGGACAATGTCATCTCGATTTCGCCAACAAGCAACTACGGTTTGCGTGTTGGTGACGCGGCGAACGTCGAGATTCGAGGGAATGACTTTGTCCAGCGTGAGGTGACTGGGGAGACCACTCCACAAGGAATCCTTCTGAGTTCCACGACGGATGCTCTTGTCGTCGACAATACATTCGACGGTAATGCCGCTGGGCAGGGGATCCTGGTGTCGAATAATGCAGGTGACACGACTGGAGCAACCCTGCGTGATAACGATATCACGGGCTTCGAACAGGGTATCTTCCTCTACGAAAACGCCGATGAGATTTCGGACGTGACCGTTGAGTCGAATACGGTAACAGGAGCCGCATCCGAGAGCTTCCTTACATTCGATGCGACAGGCTCGGATGGCTTCACCGGCATCAACGGTGAAGACCAGTCAACAGCGCAACTTGAAGCCGTCTACGACGCTAACACCGTGACGAACGTCACAATTGGCGATACGAGTCGGAGCGATAGCGAGGGGTCGCCAAGCGTGACCGAAGCGGTACTGCGTGATAACAACGACGACGGCTCTATTGACACGGTTGACGTGACCGTGGATGAACCCGTTGACGACAGCACGCTTAACACCACTGACTTTGAGGTCGGGGGCGTGACGCCCGAGAGTGTGTCCACCGGTGACTCACCGTACGACAAAGCGTTCACACTCACCGTCGCCCGCGACGCAGACATCTCGACGGGGTCGGTTGAGGTGGCGCTTGCTGACGGTCCTGAGGTAACCGACCTTGCGGGTAATGCGTTGCAGGCAATCGACCAGTCGGTAGTCGTTGATGAAGCAGCACCAAACGTTGAGGTACTGACGCCGAGCGAGCGCACACTCGTTGACTCGACGGACGTACTCGACGTGAGCTATCGATACACGGAAAGCGGAGATAGCGTCCAAGATGTCACGGTGACGCTGACTCAGGCTGACGGTGATGCGTCATACACGTACGCGGTCGATAGCTCACAATACGCGGGCGACGGTACGACGAAGAGTCTCGCGCTTGACCTCGACAAGAATGACGAGACGCTTGCCGATGGTGCGTACACCGTCTCGGTTGAGGTGACAGACGACAACGGGGAGACGGTCTCGGGGACGACCGCCGAACCGCACGTCGTCGTCGATGATGAGCCACCAGAAGTCTTCAACGTGAATGTTGATCCGGACAGCGACGTCGGCACGGATGCCGAGGTAGATGTCTCCTACACCTACCAAGATGTGACGAACGCAGCGAGCGTCACTATCCATGTCGTCGCCGAGGATACCGTTCCTGCGTTCGCGGCCGGTGACTTCGAGAACGCGGACTTCTCGCAGGTGACGAAAGACATCGATAACGGCAACACGGATCAGACCGTTTCCGTCGATCTGTCGACGCTTGAGGTGATTGAGGACAACAGTGACTATCAGGTGTTCGTCACTGCTACCGACGAGAACGGCAACACGAACCTCGACACCGATGCTGATCCGATCGTCGACCAGACTCCGGCGGGAGTTGATGTGAACGCCGAGGCGCCCGGCTTCGAGGCCGTCAACGCCAATGTCGGCAGTGACACTGTGACGGTGACGTTCACCGAAGCCGTTGTCGCAGGCGACGGCGACGAAGCGCTTGATCGCAGCGACTTCGCGTATCAGGATAACGCTGGTCCCGCGAGCAGTATCACAGGCGTTGAGCGAATCGCTCCTGACACCGTTCAGCTCACACTGGATGCGGCTGTCGACAGCGAGGACCTCAGTAACGACCTGATCAGCGTGCGGGCTGAGCAAGTCGTAGACACTGACGGCGAGAACGCGCGTCCAGTTCCAAGCGGTGCAACGATCGCGCTCGCGGACACCTCGGCGCCCAGCGAGCCGACACTAACCGCAGATGGCCCCGTTAATGCTGAGAACGTCGAGAGCTACGGGCCAGTGACGGTCGACATCGGCGACACGGTTGGCGATGTCGAATTGACTGTCACGGACGGTGAGACAATGGTCACGAGAGAGCAGACCGACGTGACCGGGGAGGTTAGCTTCACCGAGCTTGATCTCTCCGAGCTGGCTGATGGTGAACTCACTGTCACCGCGACAGTGACCGACGCCTCGAGCCAATCTGCATCCGACGACGCGGTGATCGAGAAGGACACGGTCGCGCCGGAACTGCTCAATGCAGAAGTTGACGCCGGGACGTCCGTCGTCCAACTCACGACGAGCGAACTGCTCGAAACCGCCTCTACTGAGGTCATCTCGGTCTCCGGCGAGGAGTACACAGTCGATTCAGTGGCCGACCCGATAATAATCGACACTGACTCCGACGACGAAGACGAAGTTGTGTATCCCGTCACGCTCAGTCAGGCGGTTCCACCTGAGGACCTGGAACAGCTTACCGTGGAGAGCAGCGCGACCGACGCGGCAGGCAATCCCGTGACTGGATCCGTCACGATCGACGACACGACTGGTCCATCAGTCATCTCTGCGACCGCGGCGGTCGGGGAGACGAGCATTGTCGTCGAAACCAGTGAGCCGCTCGGTGTCGAGGAGACAACGGCATCGACGTTCACGTATACCGACGAGAGTGGTGGAGACGCGACCACGGTCACCGGCGCTGAGGAACTCTCCGCAACTGAGTTCCGGCTTACGCTTGATTCGCCCGTTTCGCCGGCTGATACCGGTACCGACACGGTCAGCTTGGCTGCTGGCGTCTCAGACCTTGCAGGCAATGAGCGTCTCAACGCTCCATTTGTACTGGAAGGGGTCGGTGACGTACCGGACCTGCGTCTCAGCGCAGACGACACTACCCTCACCGTGACCGTGGTGAGTGACCAGCCGATTGCCGACACCCTCGGTGGCCCAGTCTCGGTTGCCGAGACGAACCGTGAATTCACCGCGGTCGAAGGCTTCGAGCTGGAAGACCGCTTCACCGAGAGTATCTCGCCTGATAGCTTCACGGAACAGTCGGCAGGTGTCTACACCGCGACGGTTGAAGCACCGGAAGATAGCTCCTACACCGCGAGTGCGTTAGTCGGTGAGGCTGACCAGACTGCGACCGCTGTCGTTGATACGGAAGCGCCAGCACCGACCGATGCTGTCCTGCTTGGCGTCTCCAGTGCGGCCCAGCTTGACGATACTCGGAATACACCGCGCGTGCGAGTACTGTTCAGCGAGCCGATACAGGCAAGTGAAGTGTCTCCGGACGACGTCTCAGTCGAGGGCTTCAACGGCGATATCGTCGCTGTGCAGAATGCTGGCTCCTTCGGCGCGCTTGAGATTGTACTCGAAGGTGAGCTTCGAACCGGCGACACGCCTGACGTGACGATTGCCGGTGACAGCTACACCGACCTCGCCGGCACAGCCGGTGAGAGTGAGGGTGCAACGACCATCCACACTGACGTCCTCGAACTTGAGGAAGGCGTCAACTTCGTGTCGGTGCCTGCAGCCAGTGGTGGCCTGAATATCGAGGCACTTCCGACCGAGAGCATCGAATCCATCAGCCGCTACGATGCTGCTGACAACGAGTTCGACGTCTACGTCCCCGGTGCACCGGATAACTCCTTCAGCCAACTCGAGGGTGGTGAGGGTTACATCGTCCGGATGACTGCGGACGCCTCAGTGCCAATCAACGTCAACAACGTGCCCGCTGGTGCGGACGCACCTAACAGCGTCGACCTCACCGAGGGGTACAATCTCGTCGGGCACTTCCAGGAAGATCATCAAACGGTCGAAACAGCGCTCTCCTCGGTAACTGCCGATCAGGACGGGAGCTTCGAGGATGTCGTCTTCCGGGTGCTCAGACAGGACGAATCGAGCGACGGCTTCAGCTACGAGTCATACCGCGCTGACGAGTTTGATCAGCTCGAACGCGGCGAGGCATACTTCGTCTTCGTCACGTCTGATCAGACGTACACGGAAGCACCGATGCGTGGTGGCGTATACAACGAGGCCTAA
- a CDS encoding outer membrane protein assembly factor BamB family protein, with product MKTTDSKTAEPTNSDQDTESEGSDRATVGVDLNAPENYPKGGPGVVGVTTTGRTQTEYSYTVLFGDETLDTISGQIDEGDIYDERYSVEFDQEDSVELRVEGDPSVIQEKSRTISLVEPRHEWNQYGGTVKNTFSNLRSWGPHLEATHQWTSEESTYGQPVVCENKLYVCSTDEGSSLACLSLDTGDKRWEVETDGVFEGATINDGIIYLTEINAGAKTRAVTTDGDDVWEFEHDTYSNEQRSGNHTPQSALTYHVPVVTGDTVFVHSPEEGVFALHKRDGSVIWNTSDVRSICSLSADSERIYGAGPLTGDKSQTSGQEQWIWSIHQETGDVAWTARTNVTTNPDRYVGPDDEQYDPAFRFTPPSIHDGSVHIGTSHRVTARGREGGPIDDGNNNHLFKIDAESGEIEYKTEVSHYVPPPGPGIIRVGVSAPLSTFLDFVLCKPFYSDRWYWMSPEGVKTRFISDVLYNADLAVPRNVAPVSMANGVYFLSLDNNLVQIDNVGEPHEIVEDVDRFADGLIIGDSKIVVSGSAGIRVHAQDAD from the coding sequence ATGAAGACAACTGACTCTAAGACTGCAGAACCCACCAACAGTGATCAAGATACTGAAAGCGAGGGGAGTGACCGGGCTACGGTCGGAGTAGATCTGAATGCGCCTGAGAACTATCCGAAAGGCGGCCCCGGAGTCGTCGGTGTCACTACCACGGGACGTACCCAGACCGAATATAGCTATACGGTTCTGTTCGGTGATGAAACTCTTGACACGATTTCTGGCCAAATTGACGAGGGAGATATCTATGATGAACGCTATAGCGTCGAGTTTGATCAGGAGGATTCGGTCGAACTCCGTGTAGAAGGTGACCCGTCGGTGATACAAGAAAAATCTCGTACGATTTCACTTGTTGAGCCACGTCACGAATGGAACCAATACGGTGGAACGGTGAAAAACACGTTTAGCAATCTTCGAAGCTGGGGCCCTCATCTCGAGGCGACACACCAGTGGACGTCTGAAGAGAGTACCTACGGCCAGCCCGTGGTTTGCGAGAACAAGTTGTATGTCTGTAGTACTGACGAGGGCAGTAGCTTGGCATGTCTTTCTCTGGACACTGGAGACAAACGATGGGAGGTTGAGACCGACGGCGTGTTCGAGGGAGCCACAATTAATGATGGAATCATCTACCTCACCGAGATAAACGCCGGGGCGAAAACACGAGCTGTTACCACTGATGGCGACGACGTTTGGGAGTTCGAACACGACACGTACTCGAATGAGCAACGTTCAGGGAACCATACCCCGCAGTCGGCGTTGACGTATCATGTTCCAGTCGTCACCGGTGACACGGTGTTTGTGCACTCTCCTGAAGAGGGAGTATTTGCGTTGCACAAACGCGACGGGAGTGTCATTTGGAACACGAGCGACGTCAGGTCGATCTGTTCATTATCTGCCGATAGTGAGCGAATCTACGGCGCGGGACCGCTGACAGGCGACAAAAGCCAAACGTCTGGGCAGGAACAATGGATTTGGAGCATACATCAGGAGACTGGAGACGTGGCTTGGACCGCTCGCACGAATGTAACAACGAATCCCGACCGATATGTTGGCCCTGATGACGAACAATACGACCCCGCATTTCGATTTACACCGCCGAGTATTCACGACGGAAGCGTGCATATTGGAACGTCCCACCGAGTAACAGCACGTGGACGGGAAGGTGGCCCGATCGATGATGGAAACAATAACCATTTATTTAAAATAGATGCGGAATCTGGGGAGATAGAATACAAAACAGAAGTAAGCCACTACGTCCCCCCACCTGGTCCTGGCATCATTAGAGTTGGCGTATCTGCGCCGCTTAGTACATTTCTTGACTTCGTTCTGTGTAAGCCATTTTACAGCGATAGATGGTATTGGATGTCTCCTGAAGGCGTAAAGACGCGCTTTATTTCTGATGTGCTCTACAACGCTGACTTGGCTGTTCCACGTAACGTTGCTCCGGTGTCGATGGCAAACGGGGTATACTTTCTTAGCTTAGACAACAATCTGGTACAGATTGATAATGTGGGTGAGCCTCACGAAATCGTAGAGGATGTAGATCGTTTCGCTGACGGACTGATCATAGGTGACTCCAAAATTGTCGTCAGCGGCAGTGCAGGAATCCGCGTCCATGCACAGGATGCAGACTGA
- a CDS encoding winged helix-turn-helix domain-containing protein, producing MSDTPSSSDGPDEFPTEEELSEDPVTVDDIDPFNTADDDFESIDDFAAAEWKSETTTDERIRTVIDRTTTPKSASDIAETALVSETKARTTLNKLADEGIVKTQQTDSGKLYTRDPEWHLLKQIRQLASSETLVDQIQRVKQEIAGYKDKYDATDPEELLVSDKELDQNELSDVSHWRTAERELSHLRAAYRLKEAKDQASIVTDPADKQTEKQATNSTGNRSPRQ from the coding sequence ATGTCAGACACCCCATCATCCTCCGATGGTCCCGACGAGTTCCCCACCGAAGAAGAGCTCTCAGAAGACCCAGTGACCGTGGATGATATTGACCCATTCAACACTGCTGACGACGATTTTGAGAGCATTGATGACTTCGCCGCCGCAGAGTGGAAAAGCGAGACCACTACCGACGAGCGAATTCGCACGGTAATCGATAGAACAACTACTCCGAAATCGGCGTCCGACATCGCAGAGACAGCTCTCGTCTCAGAAACAAAAGCCAGAACCACACTCAACAAGCTTGCTGATGAAGGGATCGTCAAAACACAGCAGACCGACTCTGGAAAACTGTATACCCGAGACCCAGAATGGCACCTTCTCAAGCAAATCAGGCAACTCGCCAGCAGCGAAACACTCGTCGATCAGATTCAGCGAGTAAAACAAGAAATCGCAGGGTACAAAGACAAATATGACGCAACTGATCCAGAGGAACTCCTCGTTTCAGACAAAGAACTCGACCAGAATGAGCTCAGCGATGTCTCTCACTGGCGGACAGCAGAACGAGAACTCAGTCACCTCAGAGCAGCATACCGTCTCAAAGAGGCAAAAGATCAGGCGTCCATCGTAACTGACCCGGCAGACAAGCAAACAGAGAAGCAGGCAACGAACTCCACCGGCAATCGGTCCCCACGCCAGTAA
- a CDS encoding outer membrane protein assembly factor BamB family protein, with amino-acid sequence MLDRTVQMYNPTHRFDTSAETALPDDPTVAWSHEFQGPVREVAVWNESVYIAAGDGIVTTDKHGNLQWAFESYWSVRSSPAVVDGTVYVGIEDVYALDAATGLKQWAFQETDKWVPSSPAVVAGTVFIGDGNGTIYAVDGNTGTQQWAVQTDGTVRSSPAVVDGSVYVGSNDGTVYALDAATGREEWTFRTDGSVYSSPSVVGGTVYVGSNDETVYALDAATGREQWAFKTDDWVTSSPAVVDGIVYVGSNDGTVYALDAATGREQWAFHADRQVSLSPAVVSDTVYVGIDDVHAVDAATGREQWAFETDSMVHSVTVVDGTIYIGSEDGMVYALDGSGTELSGKTEQAENKTQIYQACARCGADLSDHDPLNFCPECGAKQ; translated from the coding sequence ATGCTCGACCGGACCGTACAGATGTACAATCCAACCCATCGCTTTGACACGTCAGCAGAGACAGCTCTACCCGACGATCCCACTGTCGCCTGGTCTCACGAATTTCAAGGCCCCGTGCGAGAGGTGGCTGTCTGGAACGAGTCAGTGTATATCGCCGCCGGAGACGGTATCGTAACGACTGACAAGCATGGCAATTTACAGTGGGCCTTCGAGAGTTATTGGTCGGTGCGGTCGTCGCCGGCGGTGGTGGATGGCACTGTCTACGTTGGGATTGAGGATGTCTACGCGCTGGATGCAGCTACTGGACTCAAGCAGTGGGCCTTCCAGGAGACTGATAAATGGGTCCCCTCGTCGCCGGCAGTGGTAGCTGGCACTGTCTTCATCGGGGATGGCAATGGGACTATTTACGCGGTAGATGGCAATACCGGCACTCAACAGTGGGCCGTCCAGACAGATGGCACGGTGCGGTCGTCACCGGCGGTGGTGGATGGGTCCGTCTATGTCGGGAGTAACGACGGGACCGTGTATGCGCTCGATGCAGCGACTGGACGCGAGGAGTGGACGTTCCGGACTGACGGCTCGGTGTACTCGTCGCCGTCGGTGGTGGGTGGCACCGTCTATGTCGGGAGTAATGACGAGACCGTTTACGCGCTGGATGCAGCCACTGGACGCGAGCAATGGGCGTTCAAGACCGATGACTGGGTAACCTCGTCGCCGGCAGTGGTGGACGGGATCGTCTATGTTGGGAGTAACGATGGAACCGTCTACGCGCTCGATGCAGCGACTGGACGCGAGCAATGGGCCTTCCACGCTGATAGGCAGGTGAGCTTGTCACCAGCGGTAGTGAGTGACACCGTCTACGTCGGGATTGACGACGTCCACGCGGTAGATGCAGCTACTGGGCGCGAGCAGTGGGCCTTCGAGACAGATAGCATGGTACACTCGGTGACGGTAGTGGATGGCACCATCTACATTGGGAGTGAGGATGGGATGGTCTACGCGCTGGATGGCTCAGGGACCGAGCTGTCCGGAAAAACTGAGCAGGCAGAGAACAAGACACAGATCTATCAAGCGTGTGCACGGTGTGGAGCCGATCTTTCTGACCACGACCCACTGAATTTCTGCCCGGAGTGTGGCGCGAAACAGTGA
- a CDS encoding UPF0175 family protein yields MPTIEIDDTIYDALRLPEEERSQRLVQELAIALYAQNLLSFANARELADRTPQQFHALLGEREIPRHYTGAELAEDRCYAE; encoded by the coding sequence ATGCCGACAATCGAAATTGACGATACAATATACGACGCACTACGACTACCCGAAGAGGAGCGGTCACAGCGACTCGTGCAGGAACTCGCCATCGCACTGTACGCGCAGAATCTGCTCTCGTTCGCGAACGCACGCGAACTCGCAGACCGAACGCCACAACAATTCCACGCACTCCTTGGCGAACGCGAGATTCCCCGCCACTACACCGGGGCGGAACTCGCTGAGGACCGATGCTATGCCGAGTGA
- a CDS encoding winged helix-turn-helix domain-containing protein translates to MADQTTPNAREHIETALLGDDLDLNREVARLAALGSPTRFTIMHHLLTTGPTATTQLANQFDRSPTALADDIQQLADAGLIGRYRDSHGTERLECSPLGESLADAIFATIRARRDMA, encoded by the coding sequence ATGGCCGACCAGACAACTCCCAACGCCCGCGAACACATCGAGACGGCCCTCCTCGGTGACGACCTCGATCTCAATCGAGAAGTCGCCCGCTTGGCTGCTCTCGGCAGCCCAACCCGATTCACCATCATGCACCACCTGCTGACGACCGGCCCAACGGCGACCACCCAACTCGCCAACCAGTTTGACCGCTCACCCACCGCCCTCGCCGACGACATCCAGCAGCTGGCCGACGCCGGGCTCATCGGCCGGTACCGCGACAGCCACGGCACGGAACGACTCGAGTGTTCGCCACTCGGCGAGTCACTTGCCGATGCAATCTTCGCGACCATCCGCGCGCGACGTGATATGGCCTGA